In Flammeovirgaceae bacterium 311, one DNA window encodes the following:
- a CDS encoding transposase IS66 (COG3436 Transposase and inactivated derivatives): protein MNPALEQLSKEELLALLQQKDHTIQAQASTIEKQESAIAHKQKKVDHLQRQEEVLQDKVELLQWQVDQLKRMAFGQKRERFEVDSQQLPLPFEATPEQAQQQEEALVEKIEYARKKQRSSAHKGRVALPEHVEVEEVEIYPEGDLSQMQCIGKEVTDELECVPAKLFIRRYIRFKYAPKNKEGVVIGELPERIIDKGIPGPGLLASILVDKYMDHLPLYRQRQRFLRENIPIAASTLDGWTRTALEKLQPLYDYLLEDTKIKGYLQADETPIKVLDKDKKGATHQGYYWVYNSPIDNTVLFDYQPTRGASGPDQILSGFKGYLQTDGYKVYEKIGRQKDVVHLACWAHARREFEKALDNDKAKSSIALLYIQQLYDVEARAREEKLTPEQRKVLRLEKSLPILNNLGKWISKEVKTTLPKSPIGKAMRYSQDRWDALSAYLYDGVLEIDNNLVENAIRPVVLGRKNYLFAGSHQAAQRAAMIYSFFAICKKHEVNPYQWLKHTLKNVMSINHKNIRDLYPQNFKINL from the coding sequence ATGAATCCAGCCCTGGAACAGCTCTCCAAAGAAGAACTCCTTGCCCTGCTCCAGCAAAAGGATCATACTATTCAAGCGCAAGCATCTACTATTGAAAAGCAAGAGTCTGCCATTGCTCATAAACAGAAGAAAGTAGATCATCTCCAACGTCAGGAAGAGGTTTTGCAAGACAAAGTGGAACTTCTCCAGTGGCAGGTAGATCAACTCAAGCGCATGGCCTTTGGCCAGAAAAGAGAACGCTTTGAAGTCGACAGCCAGCAGCTACCCCTTCCTTTTGAAGCTACGCCAGAGCAAGCACAGCAGCAAGAGGAAGCCCTGGTAGAAAAGATCGAATACGCGCGCAAGAAGCAGCGCTCCTCTGCCCACAAAGGCCGTGTAGCCCTGCCCGAGCATGTGGAAGTAGAAGAAGTAGAGATCTACCCGGAAGGCGACCTAAGCCAGATGCAGTGTATTGGCAAAGAAGTTACAGATGAGCTGGAGTGTGTACCTGCAAAGCTTTTCATACGCCGCTACATCCGCTTTAAATACGCCCCTAAGAATAAAGAAGGTGTGGTGATTGGTGAACTTCCCGAGCGCATCATCGACAAAGGTATTCCAGGACCTGGTCTGCTGGCCAGCATTCTTGTCGATAAGTACATGGATCACTTGCCGCTGTATCGCCAACGGCAAAGGTTCTTAAGAGAAAACATCCCCATAGCCGCCTCCACGCTGGATGGCTGGACCAGGACAGCCCTGGAAAAGCTTCAGCCCCTCTACGACTATCTGCTTGAAGATACCAAAATCAAAGGCTATCTGCAGGCAGATGAAACACCTATAAAGGTGCTGGATAAGGATAAGAAAGGTGCTACCCACCAAGGCTACTATTGGGTCTACAATAGTCCCATAGATAACACTGTGCTCTTTGATTATCAGCCCACGCGTGGTGCCAGTGGACCAGATCAGATATTGTCGGGCTTTAAGGGATATTTGCAAACAGATGGCTACAAGGTCTATGAAAAGATTGGCCGGCAAAAGGATGTTGTACATCTGGCCTGCTGGGCACATGCCAGAAGAGAGTTTGAGAAAGCCCTGGATAATGATAAGGCCAAATCTTCCATAGCACTGCTCTACATCCAGCAGCTCTATGACGTAGAAGCCAGAGCCCGGGAAGAAAAGCTTACCCCAGAGCAGAGAAAAGTGCTAAGGCTGGAAAAGTCGTTGCCTATTCTTAACAATCTGGGTAAGTGGATCTCCAAAGAAGTAAAAACCACCCTGCCTAAAAGCCCTATTGGCAAAGCTATGCGCTATAGCCAGGATCGCTGGGATGCTTTATCGGCTTATCTCTATGATGGAGTACTGGAAATAGATAACAACCTGGTGGAAAACGCCATCCGCCCTGTGGTACTGGGCCGTAAAAACTATCTGTTCGCTGGCTCACACCAAGCTGCACAAAGAGCAGCAATGATCTACTCCTTCTTTGCAATCTGCAAAAAGCACGAGGTAAACCCTTATCAGTGGTTAAAGCACACACTGAAGAATGTCATGTCAATAAACCACAAGAATATCCGAGACTTATACCCTCAAAATTTTAAAATCAACCTGTAG
- a CDS encoding transposase, IS66 family protein (COG3436 Transposase and inactivated derivatives): MFSLSSSHSYLLYSQPCDMRKSFDALSGLVRNELQRDPASGEVYVFVNRSRSCIKLLHWESGGFVLYYKRLERGTFTAPRMQVENGVLKWPELVLMIEGIQVKSSIQKVRYQL; the protein is encoded by the coding sequence ATGTTTTCGCTTAGCTCCTCACACAGCTATCTGCTCTACAGCCAGCCCTGCGATATGCGCAAGAGCTTTGATGCTCTTTCTGGCCTGGTTAGAAATGAGCTGCAAAGAGATCCGGCATCTGGTGAGGTGTATGTGTTTGTGAACCGGAGTCGCAGTTGCATTAAGCTTTTGCACTGGGAGAGTGGGGGCTTTGTCTTGTATTACAAAAGATTGGAGCGGGGCACCTTCACAGCTCCCAGAATGCAGGTGGAAAATGGTGTGTTGAAGTGGCCCGAACTGGTGCTGATGATCGAGGGCATACAGGTAAAAAGCAGCATACAAAAAGTGCGTTATCAGCTGTAA
- a CDS encoding transposase Tra5-like protein (COG2963 Transposase and inactivated derivatives) codes for MAKRKEYSKEFKEEAVRLAQESGNVSETARNLGLHLSILRRWKIEVEQEGEKAFPGKGHIKDEELRQLQRENQRLKETVEILKKAVGGSRAVSSAAAPSEIPATDARFIREHRGEYCLERLCQAMDVSLSGYYAWVSRPESKRQQANEQILREIKDIHRQSRQSYGSPRVYHDLKEKDIKCSENKVSLLMQMNGIAAKRKRRFMVTTGRRAQIPNIVCQWQKINSTRSSQRGCPSQQTK; via the coding sequence ATGGCAAAAAGGAAGGAGTATTCCAAGGAGTTCAAAGAGGAGGCTGTGAGGCTGGCTCAGGAGAGTGGCAATGTCAGTGAAACAGCCCGTAATTTAGGATTGCATTTAAGCATTCTGCGTAGGTGGAAAATAGAAGTGGAACAAGAGGGGGAAAAGGCATTTCCAGGCAAGGGTCATATTAAAGACGAGGAGCTGCGCCAGTTGCAAAGGGAGAATCAACGTCTAAAGGAGACAGTAGAGATTCTAAAAAAGGCAGTGGGCGGCAGCCGCGCTGTATCTTCAGCAGCCGCTCCCAGTGAGATACCAGCGACCGACGCCCGGTTCATTAGGGAGCACAGAGGGGAATATTGCCTGGAGCGCCTCTGCCAGGCCATGGACGTTTCGCTAAGTGGCTACTATGCCTGGGTCAGCAGACCAGAGAGTAAGCGACAGCAGGCAAATGAGCAAATCCTAAGGGAAATAAAAGACATACATAGGCAGAGCCGCCAGAGTTACGGCAGCCCCAGAGTTTATCATGATCTAAAAGAAAAGGACATCAAATGCTCGGAAAATAAAGTGTCACTCCTGATGCAAATGAATGGCATAGCAGCTAAAAGGAAAAGAAGATTTATGGTCACCACCGGGCGCCGGGCGCAGATTCCAAACATAGTTTGTCAGTGGCAGAAAATAAACTCAACCAGGAGTTCTCAGCGGGGCTGCCCCAGCCAGCAGACCAAATGA
- a CDS encoding integrase (COG2801 Transposase and inactivated derivatives) produces the protein MKSGSQTSRHGPPRYIWTKEGWLYLAVVLDLFSRKVVGWAMDETMEKCLVMTALTMALKTRQPQEGLLHHSDRGSHGVARRYASLDYQKLLRDQQIICSMSRKATAMITLPWKASLLH, from the coding sequence ATGAAAAGTGGGTCACAGACATCACGGCACGGGCCGCCCCGCTATATTTGGACTAAAGAAGGGTGGCTATATCTAGCTGTAGTGCTGGATCTGTTCTCCAGAAAAGTAGTGGGCTGGGCTATGGATGAGACCATGGAAAAGTGCCTGGTAATGACTGCTCTGACTATGGCTCTGAAGACCCGCCAGCCACAGGAAGGTCTGCTGCACCACTCAGATCGAGGAAGTCACGGGGTCGCCCGGCGATATGCCAGTTTGGATTACCAGAAACTGCTTCGGGATCAACAAATAATCTGTTCCATGAGTCGAAAGGCAACTGCTATGATAACGCTGCCATGGAAAGCTTCTTTGCTACACTGA